One genomic segment of Natrononativus amylolyticus includes these proteins:
- a CDS encoding PaaI family thioesterase translates to MDIESFFEEMPFADLLGVEITEADDGHAEGRLEMREELSWNADRVMAHGGVTFTLADTVGGAALVSLVDQPVPTIDMRIDYLSAGTGDLSAEADVVRAGGDVGVVDVDVYAEDDTLIANARGVYKTG, encoded by the coding sequence ATGGACATCGAATCCTTTTTCGAGGAGATGCCGTTCGCCGACCTGCTCGGCGTCGAGATCACCGAGGCCGACGACGGTCACGCCGAGGGGCGCCTCGAGATGCGCGAGGAACTCTCCTGGAACGCCGACCGGGTGATGGCCCACGGCGGCGTCACGTTCACGCTCGCGGACACCGTCGGCGGCGCGGCGCTCGTCTCGCTGGTCGACCAGCCGGTGCCGACGATCGACATGCGGATCGATTACCTCTCGGCGGGCACCGGCGACCTGTCCGCCGAGGCCGACGTGGTGCGCGCCGGCGGCGACGTCGGCGTCGTCGACGTCGACGTGTACGCCGAGGACGATACGCTCATCGCGAACGCTCGAGGCGTCTACAAAACGGGATAA
- the paaB gene encoding 1,2-phenylacetyl-CoA epoxidase subunit PaaB, with translation MIWEVFRQEKPGGYHTHCGNVHAPDAEMAKLFAEIQHGRRKPTNSLWVVPQPEVAEVDAEDTNFGGTTDKSYRWAMTYNRVDESFAEEVAESQREQETADKEREDVTARGDD, from the coding sequence ATGATCTGGGAAGTCTTCAGGCAAGAGAAACCGGGCGGCTACCACACCCACTGCGGCAACGTCCACGCGCCGGACGCCGAGATGGCGAAGCTGTTTGCGGAGATCCAGCACGGCCGGCGCAAGCCGACCAACAGCCTCTGGGTCGTCCCTCAGCCCGAAGTCGCGGAGGTCGACGCCGAGGACACCAACTTCGGCGGCACCACCGACAAGTCCTACCGCTGGGCGATGACGTACAACCGCGTCGACGAGAGCTTCGCCGAGGAGGTCGCCGAATCTCAGCGCGAACAGGAGACCGCCGACAAGGAGCGCGAGGACGTGACTGCGCGGGGTGACGACTGA
- the paaD gene encoding 1,2-phenylacetyl-CoA epoxidase subunit PaaD, translated as MGSNHADRHDVEIDFDAEQTPCAYTRYVEGEDVEALPATGEGARGLEAEVWDALYAVEDPEMPVSIVDLGLIYGVELSRSDDGIHATVIMTLTYTGCPARKMLTDDVREAAASPEGVDSAEVDLVWSPEWSLEMVTEQGKDDLREFGLSV; from the coding sequence ATGGGCAGTAATCACGCCGACCGACACGACGTCGAGATCGACTTCGACGCCGAGCAGACGCCGTGTGCGTACACCCGGTACGTCGAGGGCGAGGACGTCGAGGCGCTGCCCGCGACCGGCGAGGGGGCGAGGGGTCTCGAGGCCGAGGTATGGGACGCACTCTACGCCGTCGAGGACCCCGAGATGCCGGTCTCGATCGTCGACCTCGGGCTGATCTACGGCGTCGAGTTGAGTCGGAGCGACGACGGAATCCACGCGACGGTGATCATGACGCTGACCTACACCGGCTGTCCGGCCCGAAAGATGCTCACCGACGACGTCCGCGAGGCCGCGGCCTCCCCGGAGGGCGTCGACTCGGCCGAGGTCGACCTGGTCTGGAGCCCCGAGTGGTCCCTCGAGATGGTCACCGAACAGGGCAAGGACGACCTGCGGGAGTTCGGGCTCAGCGTCTGA
- a CDS encoding aldo/keto reductase: protein MEYTTLGNTGTKVSRLCYGTWRFAKESGGTVETDREEAHELLDACHEHGINFIDTANAYGDPDGTAEEYIGEWLENHDREDFVIASKVYFPFDGWGEAGPNDSGLGRKHIRAQIEGTLERLGTDYIDLYYIHRWDDETPIRETMQVLTELVREGKVHYLGASSMAAWKLTKALWTSDVEGLERFDVTQPMVNAAHYDEVGDYLDVCADQDLAVCPYSPLAGGFLTGKYERTDDGGVEAPDGSRGSLQETFGDRYATDRAWDVLETIEAVGEEVDASPAQVSLRWLMDQGRFSCIPIVGARSPDQLEENVGAVDVELSDEQFERIDAARNGS from the coding sequence ATGGAGTACACCACCCTCGGCAACACCGGGACGAAAGTCTCGAGACTGTGTTACGGCACCTGGCGCTTCGCCAAGGAGTCGGGCGGCACCGTCGAAACCGACCGCGAGGAGGCCCACGAACTGCTCGACGCCTGCCACGAGCACGGCATCAACTTCATCGACACCGCGAACGCCTACGGCGACCCCGACGGCACCGCGGAGGAGTACATCGGCGAGTGGCTCGAGAATCACGACCGCGAGGACTTCGTGATCGCCTCGAAGGTCTACTTCCCCTTCGACGGCTGGGGCGAGGCGGGGCCGAACGACTCAGGGCTCGGGCGCAAGCACATCCGCGCCCAGATCGAGGGCACCCTGGAACGGCTCGGCACCGACTACATCGATCTCTACTACATCCACCGCTGGGACGACGAGACGCCCATCCGGGAGACGATGCAAGTTCTCACCGAACTCGTCCGCGAGGGGAAGGTCCACTACCTCGGCGCCTCCTCGATGGCCGCCTGGAAGCTCACCAAGGCGCTGTGGACCAGCGACGTCGAGGGCCTCGAGCGCTTCGACGTCACCCAGCCGATGGTCAACGCCGCCCACTACGACGAGGTCGGCGACTACCTCGACGTCTGCGCCGACCAGGACCTCGCGGTCTGTCCGTACTCGCCGCTCGCGGGCGGCTTCCTCACCGGCAAGTACGAGCGCACCGACGACGGCGGCGTCGAGGCTCCCGACGGTTCGCGGGGCAGCCTCCAGGAAACCTTCGGCGACCGCTACGCGACCGATCGGGCGTGGGACGTCCTCGAGACGATCGAGGCCGTCGGCGAGGAGGTCGACGCCTCCCCCGCCCAGGTGTCGCTGCGCTGGCTGATGGACCAGGGCCGCTTCTCGTGCATCCCGATCGTCGGCGCGCGGTCGCCCGACCAGCTCGAGGAGAACGTCGGCGCCGTTGACGTCGAGTTGAGCGACGAGCAGTTCGAGCGGATCGACGCGGCTCGAAACGGCTCGTAA
- a CDS encoding helix-turn-helix domain-containing protein, translating into MIEECLVVEFAVTGDDCPLAVATRRTGSLVDAQPPQRRTDGNALLRFSAPAGTGLREALDADDRIRYLHASHTDGRTNYRCLSRHPCVVHALVDVGFLVDTIQYRRGRERYTGAVVGYDVLEGVLEAAGETVGVTLERVYPLGGEDEEAVAQRWDLTPAQEAAIRTAYERGYFSVPKEATAAEVAADLGIGKSAFLERLRRGQAAIFRQLFG; encoded by the coding sequence ATGATCGAGGAGTGTCTCGTCGTCGAGTTCGCCGTTACCGGCGACGACTGCCCGCTGGCGGTCGCGACGCGACGAACCGGCTCGCTGGTCGACGCACAGCCCCCGCAGCGGCGAACCGACGGGAACGCGCTCCTGCGGTTCAGCGCGCCCGCGGGGACGGGCCTTCGGGAGGCCCTCGATGCGGACGACCGAATCCGGTACCTGCACGCCTCGCACACGGACGGGCGGACCAACTACCGGTGTCTCTCGCGCCACCCCTGCGTCGTCCACGCGCTGGTCGACGTCGGGTTCCTCGTCGACACCATCCAGTACCGGCGCGGGCGGGAGCGCTACACGGGGGCGGTCGTCGGCTACGACGTCCTCGAGGGCGTCCTCGAGGCCGCCGGCGAGACCGTCGGCGTCACCCTCGAGCGGGTCTACCCGCTCGGCGGCGAGGACGAGGAGGCCGTCGCCCAGCGGTGGGATCTGACCCCCGCCCAGGAGGCGGCGATCCGGACGGCCTACGAGCGCGGGTACTTTTCGGTGCCGAAGGAGGCGACCGCGGCGGAGGTCGCTGCCGACCTCGGGATCGGCAAATCGGCGTTTCTCGAGCGTCTCCGTCGGGGACAGGCGGCCATCTTCCGCCAGCTGTTCGGCTAG
- a CDS encoding ABC transporter ATP-binding protein, giving the protein MASLRVENLRKEYDRGTIVAVDDLNLTVPDGDFVTVVGPSGCGKTTTLRMIAGLEEPTAGSLYLDDEDVTSQSARDRDIAMVFQNYALYPHKTVYQNMAFGLRMSTDLSKAERQEKVQWAAEMMDIEDLLEKKPDELSGGQKQRVALGRAIVREPKLFLFDEPLSNLDAKLRTTMRAEIQRLQDELGITAVYVTHDQEEAMTMGDAIVILEDGELQQTGAPKDVYDRPANRFVGGFIGSPSMNFVDVTPRASGDGLVLTDDDRLRYPLSPDYGASLEVENGQELTLGIRPEDVYPAEAGDDGIEAVVEVVEPVGSDNYLYLDIADDFIARVDADVEPATDERIAITFAESKLRLFDHATGDSLLHDVESPPTPEP; this is encoded by the coding sequence ATGGCAAGCCTGCGCGTTGAGAACCTCCGCAAGGAGTACGACAGGGGGACCATCGTCGCCGTCGACGACCTGAATCTCACCGTTCCCGACGGCGATTTCGTCACCGTCGTGGGGCCGTCGGGCTGTGGGAAGACGACGACCCTGCGGATGATCGCGGGCCTCGAGGAGCCGACCGCCGGCTCGCTGTACCTCGACGACGAGGACGTCACGAGCCAGAGCGCCCGCGACCGGGACATCGCGATGGTGTTCCAGAACTACGCGCTGTACCCGCACAAGACGGTGTACCAGAACATGGCGTTCGGCCTGCGGATGAGCACCGATCTCTCGAAAGCCGAACGACAGGAGAAGGTGCAGTGGGCCGCCGAGATGATGGACATCGAGGACCTCCTCGAGAAGAAACCCGACGAGCTCTCCGGCGGGCAGAAACAGCGCGTCGCGCTCGGTCGAGCCATCGTTCGCGAGCCCAAGCTGTTCCTGTTCGACGAGCCGCTGTCGAACCTCGACGCGAAGCTCCGGACGACGATGCGCGCGGAGATCCAGCGCCTCCAGGACGAGCTCGGCATCACCGCCGTCTACGTCACCCACGACCAGGAGGAGGCGATGACGATGGGCGATGCGATCGTGATCCTAGAGGACGGCGAACTCCAGCAGACGGGCGCGCCGAAGGACGTCTACGACCGGCCGGCGAACCGGTTCGTCGGCGGCTTCATCGGCTCGCCCAGCATGAACTTCGTCGACGTCACCCCCCGTGCGAGCGGCGACGGCCTCGTCCTCACCGACGACGACCGGTTGCGCTACCCGCTGAGCCCCGACTACGGCGCGAGCCTCGAGGTCGAGAACGGCCAGGAGCTCACGCTCGGCATCCGCCCGGAGGACGTCTACCCGGCCGAGGCGGGCGACGACGGCATCGAGGCGGTCGTCGAGGTCGTCGAGCCGGTCGGCAGCGACAACTACCTCTACCTCGACATCGCCGACGACTTCATCGCCCGCGTCGACGCCGACGTCGAACCCGCGACGGACGAACGGATCGCGATCACCTTCGCGGAGTCGAAGCTCCGCCTGTTCGATCACGCGACGGGCGACTCGCTGCTCCACGACGTCGAGTCGCCGCCGACGCCGGAGCCCTGA
- the paaE gene encoding 1,2-phenylacetyl-CoA epoxidase subunit PaaE → MRRNLDPSVDTSGEDSGAECPYCGSTETEREHPKGPSLCRSMHFCHECQQPFEKFE, encoded by the coding sequence ATGCGACGAAACCTCGATCCCAGCGTCGACACGTCCGGCGAGGACAGCGGCGCCGAGTGTCCGTACTGCGGCTCGACGGAGACCGAGCGCGAGCACCCGAAGGGGCCGTCGCTCTGTCGCTCGATGCACTTCTGTCACGAGTGTCAACAGCCCTTCGAGAAGTTCGAGTGA
- the paaC gene encoding 1,2-phenylacetyl-CoA epoxidase subunit PaaC, which translates to MAAVDSLADPADLSEEEREAVETLLYRLADDEFVLAERYTEWQVRSPTLESDLALSNIAQDELGHARLWYDLLEDFGYEESELLWERDPATFRHSSLVELPFESGDWADPILRSYLYDEAEHLRLEALEDSSYDRIRDRVGKVQGEENYHREHATSWLERLTETDDGRERVQAAVDRLFPHALTLFEPCAPRDDESRAAEVESRIDDLGIRTRSLEEMGEEWLETVVPFLESLGLETPVSERHEVTEDDLPEARGRDGSHVEEWYDLYDEFTHTYRELGRTKADRIMEDPDDYGQ; encoded by the coding sequence ATGGCGGCCGTCGACTCTCTGGCCGATCCCGCGGATCTTTCCGAAGAGGAGCGAGAAGCCGTCGAGACGCTGCTCTACCGGCTTGCCGACGACGAGTTCGTCCTCGCCGAGCGCTACACCGAGTGGCAGGTCCGCTCGCCGACCCTCGAGTCAGACCTTGCGCTCTCGAACATCGCCCAGGACGAGCTGGGTCACGCCCGGCTGTGGTACGACCTCCTCGAGGACTTCGGCTACGAGGAGTCCGAACTGCTCTGGGAGCGCGATCCGGCGACGTTCCGCCACTCCTCGCTCGTCGAACTCCCCTTCGAGAGCGGCGACTGGGCCGACCCGATCCTGCGGTCGTACCTCTACGACGAGGCCGAACACCTCCGGCTCGAGGCGCTCGAGGACTCGAGCTACGACCGAATCCGTGACCGCGTCGGCAAGGTTCAGGGCGAGGAGAACTACCACCGCGAGCACGCCACGAGCTGGCTCGAGCGGCTGACCGAAACCGACGACGGCCGCGAGCGGGTGCAGGCGGCCGTCGATCGGCTGTTCCCGCACGCGCTCACGCTGTTCGAGCCGTGCGCCCCGCGGGACGACGAGTCGCGGGCGGCCGAGGTCGAGTCCCGAATCGACGACCTCGGCATCCGCACCCGTTCGCTCGAGGAGATGGGCGAGGAGTGGCTCGAGACGGTCGTGCCGTTCCTCGAGTCGCTGGGACTCGAGACGCCCGTATCGGAGCGTCACGAGGTGACAGAGGACGACCTTCCCGAGGCGCGCGGACGCGACGGCAGCCACGTCGAGGAGTGGTACGACCTCTACGACGAGTTCACCCACACCTACCGCGAACTCGGGCGCACGAAGGCGGATCGCATCATGGAGGACCCCGACGACTATGGGCAGTAA
- a CDS encoding TIGR03557 family F420-dependent LLM class oxidoreductase: MTQIGYTLSSEEHTPTELVENARRAEEIGFDFVSISDHFHPWVSAQGESGFVWSTLGGIATATDEIDVGVGVTCPTYRIHPANVAHAVATVASMFDGRFTFGVGTGENLNEHVTGEGWPEHDVRLERLEEAMDVMHTLWEGGNVNHRGKHYTVQNAKLFTLPEETPPVVVSAFGPKTARWAAEYGDGLWSTGTDEEVASEYEEAGGEGARYTQLDVCYAESEAEAVDTVYEYWPNGSMPGELSQQLESPAHFEQAAQLVERDDIEEGSTITTPDVGEYVDSYEEAVEAGYDHVYFHQIGPDQKAFLEFFEEELQPRLS, encoded by the coding sequence ATGACGCAGATCGGCTACACGCTCTCGAGCGAGGAGCACACCCCCACTGAACTCGTCGAGAACGCCCGGCGCGCCGAGGAGATCGGCTTCGACTTCGTCTCGATCTCGGATCACTTCCACCCCTGGGTGTCCGCCCAGGGCGAGTCGGGGTTCGTCTGGAGCACCCTCGGCGGCATCGCGACCGCGACCGACGAGATCGACGTCGGCGTCGGCGTCACCTGCCCGACCTACCGCATCCACCCGGCGAACGTCGCCCACGCCGTCGCGACCGTCGCTTCGATGTTCGACGGCCGGTTCACCTTCGGCGTCGGCACCGGCGAGAACCTGAACGAACACGTCACCGGCGAGGGCTGGCCCGAACACGACGTCCGCCTCGAGCGCCTCGAGGAGGCGATGGACGTCATGCACACGCTCTGGGAAGGCGGCAACGTCAACCACCGCGGGAAGCACTACACCGTCCAGAACGCCAAACTGTTCACCCTTCCCGAAGAAACCCCGCCGGTGGTCGTCTCCGCGTTCGGGCCGAAAACCGCACGGTGGGCGGCCGAGTACGGCGACGGCCTCTGGTCGACGGGAACCGACGAGGAGGTCGCGAGCGAGTACGAGGAGGCTGGCGGAGAGGGGGCGCGCTACACCCAGCTCGACGTCTGTTACGCCGAGAGCGAGGCGGAAGCCGTCGACACCGTCTACGAGTACTGGCCCAACGGCTCGATGCCCGGCGAGTTATCCCAGCAACTCGAGAGCCCAGCCCACTTCGAGCAGGCCGCCCAGTTAGTCGAACGCGACGATATCGAGGAGGGGAGCACGATCACGACGCCCGACGTCGGAGAATACGTCGACAGCTACGAGGAAGCCGTCGAGGCGGGCTACGACCACGTCTACTTCCACCAGATCGGCCCCGACCAGAAGGCGTTCCTCGAGTTCTTCGAGGAGGAGTTGCAGCCGCGACTCTCGTAA
- a CDS encoding sugar ABC transporter permease yields the protein MSVLGRIAGQIASDLKAALEKPRELREGIQYTLAGIREGTVDPRDVAKTVCATAAAVAFVFVLLLPVYWILTIALQGEGATLYSTDSAGLIPTEFSLDAFIWVIGDVAIPAKVIAISIPFTGIEFYLSWPRIVFFDASNHVDSTSDFPRYFWNSLVIGVTTVVIAMAVVVPAAYALSRRKFVGRMKLLYGYVLFTQVGAGLGIATVIALYTIFSSFGVTNNRFVLSVYYAAMAVPFNTWLLKTYMDSIPVSYEEAAIMDGASPFRVAWEIVLPLAKPGLATIFIFIFLVGWMEFVIAQLVLRPENYTLPVGLFMLVDTYTVPWGQFSAFALVYASPVVFIYMFAQRYIEEGLSFGGMEG from the coding sequence ATGTCCGTCCTCGGACGCATCGCCGGACAGATCGCGAGCGATCTGAAAGCGGCCCTCGAGAAGCCTCGAGAGCTGCGCGAGGGGATCCAGTACACGCTCGCGGGAATCCGGGAGGGGACCGTCGACCCGCGCGACGTGGCGAAAACCGTCTGCGCGACGGCGGCGGCGGTCGCGTTCGTGTTCGTCCTCCTGCTCCCCGTCTACTGGATCCTCACCATCGCGCTTCAGGGCGAGGGGGCGACGCTGTACTCGACCGACAGCGCCGGGTTGATCCCGACGGAGTTCAGCCTCGACGCGTTCATCTGGGTGATCGGCGACGTCGCCATCCCCGCGAAGGTGATCGCGATCTCGATCCCGTTCACGGGCATCGAGTTCTACCTCTCCTGGCCGCGGATCGTCTTCTTCGACGCCAGCAACCACGTCGACTCGACGTCCGACTTCCCGCGGTACTTCTGGAACAGCCTCGTAATCGGCGTGACGACGGTGGTCATCGCGATGGCCGTCGTCGTGCCGGCGGCCTACGCGCTGTCGCGTCGGAAGTTCGTCGGCCGGATGAAGCTGCTGTACGGCTACGTCCTGTTCACGCAGGTCGGGGCCGGCCTCGGCATCGCGACGGTGATCGCGCTGTACACGATCTTCTCGAGTTTCGGCGTGACGAACAACCGGTTCGTCCTCTCGGTGTACTACGCGGCGATGGCCGTCCCGTTCAACACCTGGCTGTTGAAGACGTACATGGACTCGATTCCGGTCTCCTACGAGGAGGCCGCGATCATGGACGGCGCCTCGCCGTTTCGCGTCGCCTGGGAGATCGTCCTCCCGCTCGCCAAACCGGGACTGGCGACGATCTTCATCTTCATCTTCCTCGTCGGCTGGATGGAGTTCGTCATCGCCCAGCTCGTGCTCCGCCCGGAGAACTACACCCTCCCGGTCGGGCTGTTCATGCTGGTCGACACCTACACCGTTCCGTGGGGGCAGTTCTCGGCGTTCGCGCTCGTCTACGCCTCGCCGGTCGTCTTCATCTACATGTTCGCCCAGCGGTACATCGAGGAGGGGCTGTCGTTCGGCGGTATGGAGGGGTAA
- the paaA gene encoding 1,2-phenylacetyl-CoA epoxidase subunit PaaA → MDLETVKQRAEPRAFSPKDDMPEEYRKAATRMIQFHANSEIMGAYLERPFIRQAPSLDRKLAFSAKVQDEIGHGQLLYRAAESLGIKTRDEMLEELANGEGKFLNCFHYPMKKWTETPMIGFFVDGAAMRRQATLKRSSWEPYAHAMDKVCFEEGFHVKHGEDILRELATGSKNEQEMLQEAFDEWWPRIIQFFGPTDDKSTHHDFAAEVGLKLNTNDELRNAFLNAYIPKAEKYGLEIPDEPRIEKRDDGTYKVREDDLDWDEFFTVAKNDYEGSHEQIGKRHDTQEAVEWVRDVMDENERTAMGGSAPQAAD, encoded by the coding sequence ATGGACCTCGAGACAGTCAAACAGCGGGCGGAGCCGCGGGCGTTCAGTCCGAAGGACGACATGCCCGAGGAGTACCGCAAGGCGGCGACGCGGATGATCCAGTTCCACGCAAACTCGGAGATCATGGGCGCGTATCTCGAGCGCCCGTTCATCCGGCAGGCGCCGTCGCTCGACCGCAAACTCGCGTTTAGCGCGAAGGTGCAGGACGAGATCGGCCACGGACAGCTGCTCTACCGGGCAGCCGAGTCCCTGGGGATCAAGACGCGCGACGAGATGTTAGAGGAGCTCGCCAACGGGGAGGGCAAGTTCCTCAACTGTTTTCACTACCCTATGAAGAAGTGGACGGAGACGCCGATGATCGGCTTCTTCGTCGACGGCGCGGCGATGCGCCGCCAGGCGACGCTCAAGCGCTCGTCCTGGGAGCCCTACGCCCACGCGATGGACAAAGTGTGTTTCGAGGAAGGGTTCCACGTCAAACACGGCGAGGACATCCTCCGGGAGCTGGCGACGGGCTCGAAGAACGAACAGGAGATGCTCCAGGAGGCCTTCGACGAGTGGTGGCCCCGCATCATCCAGTTCTTCGGCCCCACCGACGACAAGTCGACCCACCACGACTTCGCGGCGGAGGTCGGCCTGAAGCTCAACACCAACGACGAACTCCGAAACGCCTTCCTCAACGCCTACATTCCCAAAGCGGAGAAGTACGGCCTCGAGATTCCCGACGAGCCCCGGATCGAGAAGCGAGACGACGGCACGTACAAGGTCCGCGAGGACGACCTCGACTGGGACGAGTTCTTCACCGTCGCGAAGAACGACTACGAGGGGAGCCACGAACAGATCGGCAAGCGCCACGACACCCAGGAGGCAGTCGAGTGGGTTCGTGACGTGATGGACGAAAACGAACGAACTGCGATGGGCGGGAGTGCCCCACAGGCGGCTGACTGA
- a CDS encoding sugar ABC transporter substrate-binding protein — MPMDRRTLVKVMAGATATGALAGCVSTEDPGENGDDSDDAGGDDDGNGYEEDEDWPTVEPDGVSGEAELWYELQEGEAAAFTSHVDNFNDSYDVTITADEVAELQDQTTAAIPAGDGAELFMWAHDWIGEYYENGFLSDQSDTLSIDPEEYFGENADSARYDGATLGLPFAAETVSLIYNEDYVDEVPDTFEEVLEIADEHHDPDAGTYGFAWPMDAYHVSAMPYGFGGYYYDDDSGELGLTEDGTVEGFEYIIDNVWEYMAQDPDGEAQQSVFLEGNSPFIVSGPWLLGDLDFDYGVAPWPDADGNTPSPFTGVQLFYYTAAMDDDEERAEAAVAFTEWYTTNTSIITQMAEEHGYIPVHNAFADDGEEQDELSAELQGFSAAVDQGQPMATAPEFGDVWEPLEDEWLEALNGNKSVADAMADAENQIQSAWD; from the coding sequence ATGCCAATGGATAGGCGAACGCTGGTGAAGGTCATGGCGGGCGCAACGGCCACGGGGGCGCTCGCGGGATGCGTGAGTACCGAAGATCCCGGCGAGAACGGGGACGACAGCGACGACGCGGGCGGAGACGACGACGGTAACGGCTACGAGGAGGACGAGGACTGGCCGACCGTCGAGCCGGACGGCGTCTCAGGGGAGGCCGAACTCTGGTACGAGCTCCAGGAGGGTGAGGCGGCGGCGTTCACTTCTCACGTCGACAACTTCAACGACAGCTACGACGTAACGATTACCGCCGACGAGGTCGCGGAACTGCAGGACCAGACTACCGCCGCGATCCCGGCCGGCGACGGCGCAGAGCTGTTCATGTGGGCCCACGACTGGATCGGCGAGTACTACGAGAACGGGTTCCTGAGCGACCAGAGCGACACCCTCAGCATCGACCCCGAGGAGTACTTCGGCGAGAACGCCGACTCCGCGAGGTACGACGGTGCGACGCTGGGGCTGCCGTTCGCCGCGGAAACCGTCTCCCTGATCTACAACGAGGACTACGTCGACGAGGTACCGGACACCTTCGAGGAGGTCCTCGAGATCGCGGACGAACACCACGACCCCGACGCCGGCACCTACGGCTTCGCGTGGCCGATGGACGCCTACCACGTGAGCGCGATGCCGTACGGGTTCGGCGGCTACTACTACGACGACGACTCGGGCGAGCTCGGCCTGACCGAGGACGGGACCGTCGAGGGCTTCGAGTACATTATCGACAACGTCTGGGAGTACATGGCCCAGGACCCCGACGGCGAGGCCCAGCAGTCGGTGTTTCTCGAGGGGAACTCGCCGTTCATCGTCAGCGGCCCGTGGCTGCTCGGTGACCTCGACTTCGACTACGGCGTCGCTCCGTGGCCCGACGCCGACGGCAACACGCCCAGCCCGTTCACGGGGGTCCAGTTGTTCTACTACACCGCCGCGATGGACGACGACGAGGAGCGGGCTGAGGCGGCCGTCGCGTTCACCGAGTGGTACACGACGAACACGAGTATTATCACGCAGATGGCCGAAGAGCACGGGTACATCCCGGTTCACAACGCGTTCGCCGACGACGGCGAGGAACAGGACGAACTCTCGGCGGAACTCCAGGGCTTCTCCGCGGCGGTCGACCAAGGCCAGCCGATGGCGACCGCCCCCGAGTTCGGTGACGTCTGGGAGCCACTCGAGGACGAGTGGCTCGAGGCGCTCAACGGGAACAAGTCGGTCGCCGACGCGATGGCAGACGCCGAGAACCAGATTCAAAGCGCCTGGGACTGA
- a CDS encoding carbohydrate ABC transporter permease — MSLSSVGDRSRERYESVVPTTVREWIDENSAGFLVLPGLLLFSAFMFFPLVYTIYLSFTDAEPSTVFQDGPGGVTGFFGLRGEEQFVGLENYAAVLSDPTFWNSLGVTWLFVACSVALKVAFGVFVAMVLTSDRVRGKRYLRSIAIIPWALPSIFTITVWSGVFSSARFGLANQAMLFFGFGTQAWLNDRWMAFASYLLTEMWLAYPFMVIITVSALQAVPEELIDAAKVDGAGYVHRFWHVIVPAIKRPVMFAAILTAAASFTQFLIPFVFNRGGPGRSNELIVLYGYREAFNFNAYGAGAAIMMTAIVFIGLFMLVAVWKGRLAEGVNG; from the coding sequence ATGAGCCTGTCTTCAGTCGGGGATCGCTCGCGCGAGCGCTACGAGTCGGTCGTTCCGACGACCGTCCGGGAGTGGATCGACGAGAACAGCGCCGGCTTTCTCGTACTGCCCGGTCTGCTCCTGTTCTCGGCGTTCATGTTCTTCCCGCTCGTCTACACGATCTACCTGTCGTTCACCGACGCCGAGCCGTCGACGGTCTTTCAGGACGGTCCGGGCGGCGTCACCGGTTTCTTCGGACTCCGGGGGGAAGAGCAGTTCGTCGGCCTCGAGAACTACGCCGCCGTCCTCAGCGACCCGACGTTCTGGAACTCGCTGGGAGTCACCTGGCTGTTCGTCGCCTGCAGCGTCGCGCTGAAGGTTGCGTTCGGGGTCTTCGTCGCGATGGTGTTGACGAGCGACCGGGTTCGCGGAAAGCGGTACCTCCGGTCGATCGCGATCATTCCCTGGGCGCTGCCGTCGATCTTCACGATCACCGTCTGGAGCGGCGTGTTCAGCTCCGCGCGGTTCGGGCTGGCGAACCAGGCGATGTTGTTCTTCGGGTTCGGCACCCAGGCGTGGCTGAACGACCGCTGGATGGCGTTCGCGAGCTACCTCCTGACAGAGATGTGGCTTGCGTACCCGTTCATGGTTATCATCACCGTCAGCGCGCTCCAGGCCGTTCCGGAGGAACTGATCGACGCCGCGAAGGTCGACGGCGCCGGCTACGTCCACCGGTTCTGGCACGTGATCGTTCCCGCGATCAAGCGCCCCGTGATGTTCGCGGCGATCCTCACCGCCGCGGCGTCGTTCACGCAGTTTCTCATCCCGTTCGTGTTCAACCGGGGCGGGCCGGGGCGCTCTAACGAACTCATCGTCCTCTACGGCTATCGCGAGGCGTTCAACTTCAACGCCTACGGCGCCGGCGCCGCGATCATGATGACCGCGATCGTTTTCATCGGGCTGTTCATGCTCGTCGCCGTCTGGAAGGGGCGTCTCGCCGAGGGGGTGAACGGCTGA